A part of Gossypium hirsutum isolate 1008001.06 chromosome A07, Gossypium_hirsutum_v2.1, whole genome shotgun sequence genomic DNA contains:
- the LOC107956497 gene encoding protein SEED AND ROOT HAIR PROTECTIVE PROTEIN, with translation MVPTRFFFAATLLLLSSLVIVAAIDYSQGSESVGKSMPKAKEKPLPIGVEGHILCKSGTSSAVPIQGAVARITCVAVDEFGYETAPFSFSSDATDENGYFFATLTPPEINDKMQLRECNAFLENSPLEACKVPTDVNKGIRGAILNSHRQLDQRKMRLYWVGPFFYTSESDGY, from the exons ATGGTTCCCACCCGTTTCTTCTTTGCAGCCACTCTGCTGCTTCTTTCATCACTTGTCATTGTGGCTGCCATTGATTACAGTCAGGGGTCAGAGTCTGTTGGCAAATCAATGCCAAAGGCAAAAGAGAAGCCACTTCCCAttggagttgaaggacacattctATGTAAATCGGGCACTTCATCAGCGGTACCGATTCAAG gAGCTGTTGCAAGGATAACATGTGTAGCTGTTGATGAGTTTGGTTATGAGACAGCACCTTTCTCTTTCTCGAGCGATGCAACTGATGAAAATGGGTATTTCTTTGCAACCTTGACTCCTCCTGAGATCAATGATAAGATGCAGCTTAGAGAATGCAATGCGTTCCTGGAAAACTCTCCATTAGAGGCTTGTAAAGTTCCAACAGATGTGAACAAAGGGATTCGGGGTGCCATCCTTAATTCTCACCGTCAACTAGACCAAAGGAAAATGAGGCTGTACTGGGTCGGCCCTTTCTTCTACACATCAGAATCAGATGGCTATTAA